CAGAAGAACGCCGACACCGGCGCGAAGATAGGCCTGACTGGCCGTTCCCATCGCGCCCAGCGTCACCAGAAGGCGGAAATAGATCAGGAATGCAAGGGCCGTGCAGACTATCCCGAGAATGATGGCGGACGTCCAGCCGGTGACGCCAGGCTGCAGTGTCCACGGCGCCTCGGTGAGAAGGCTCAGCGGCACGAGGACAACCGAGGAGCAGATCAGCATGCCCGTGGCCGGAACGATCGGCGGAATGCCCTTGAAAAGCTGGCCGCGCAGCGCGGCGACGCCGTAGAGCGCAGCGCTCAGGAAAACGGCAAGCTGGGGAACGATACTCCCTCCGAGATCCCGCAGCGCGCCGACGCCGATGATCAGGACAACGCCGCAAAACCCGAGAAGCGCACCGGCAAGCTGACGTCCGCCGACGGGCTGGGATCGTTTCAGAAGAAAGAAGGAGATCGCGAACACCCAGAGCGGCGACGTGGAATTGAGCACGCTGGAAACGGCGGTTCCGGCATATTGCTGACCCCAGGCAAGCAGCAGCCACGGCCCGGTGCCGTTCAGGAGGGACTGGACGAAGAACAGCCGCCAGCTTTTGCCGTCAAGGGGCAGCCGGATGCCTCGAAGGGCCATGACCATCAAAAGGATGGCGGAGGCCAGCGTGACGCGCAACGCCATCAGTGTCGCCGGAGGGATCGTGTCCAGCGCCAGTCCGATCCACATGTAGGAGGATCCCCACAGAACCGCGAGAAGCCCGAGCAGCACGTAGTCGAAAGTGCGGTTCGCCATGAAGAAAGCGTCAGCCGTGCAGCGCGCGGCTGTCTTCCGGGGCTTCATCACGCTCCTCCATGCCGTAGTCCCGCAGGACATGGGCGACACGCAGACGGTAATCGCGGAAGAAGCTTGTCCGGCCGGTCTGCTGGGCCTGCCTGTGTCCCGTCAGGCGGCGCCACGCGTTGAGCGCGTCCTCGTCACGGAAGAAGGAGATGGAAAGGAGTTTGTCCGGATCGGTCAGGCTCTGGAAGCGTTCCACCGACAGGAAACCGTCGATCTGTTCCACGAGAGGCCGCATCTTGGCGGCCATGTCCAGATAGTTCTGTTTCTTGTCGGCATGCGGAATCACTTCGAATATGACGGCAATCATTCGGATCTCTCTCCAGTTCCATGCGGGGCGGATGCCAGTTTCAGAAAGGTGCGATCTTCCCGCAAGATGAATTTTTCCTTTTGCGCAAACGCGTAGTTCATTTGTCCGAGAGGATCGGCCGCAAGCCGTTCCCGGTAGGCCTCATAGGCAGCGAGACTGTCGATCGAATAAACGCCGTAGGCCAGGGTCGTCGATCCTTCATGAGGTGCAAAATATCCGACGAGATTGGCACCACAGCGGGGAATCGCCTGCCCCCAGTTGCGCGCATATTCCTCGAACGCCGGCTTCTTCGTCGGGTCGATGTTATAGCGGATGAAACATGTGATCATTCTGTTCTCCTTTGCGGTTGGCCTGCCAGGCACTTTGTGCCATCTTTCGTGACATCAATGCTTCGACGGAGATCGAACCATGAAAGACGGACCGGACATCGCCCGCATAGGCTCCCTCATCGGAGACCCGGCGCGGGCCAACATCCTTGGCGCGCTGCTGAGCGGAAAGGCACTCACCGCCACCGAGCTGGCTGGGGAAGCCGGGATCACCGGACAGACCGCCAGCTCGCATTTGAAGAAACTGCTCGAAGGCGGCCTTCTGGCACAGGCGAAGCAGGGCCGGCACCGGTACTACCAGCTTGCGGGACCTGAGGTCGCCTCGGTCCTGGAAGCGGTGATGGGTCTCGCAGCCCGCAAGGGACACCTGCGCGTGCGCACCGGGCCCAGGGATCCGGCGATGCGCGCCGCGCGCGTCTGTTACGATCACCTTGCCGGGGACATGGCGGTGCGCATCTTCGACAGCATGCAGTCGCGCGGATTTCTCAAAGTTACAGAGGAAAAGAGCGGCATTGGCCTTACGGAGCGAGGCGAAGCTTTTGTCTGCGACGCCGGGATCGACCTGGAAGGCCTGAAGTCTTCACGCCGCCCACTTTGCCGCGCCTGTCTTGACTGGAGCGAGAGACGCAGCCACTTGGCCGGGTCACTGGGCGCCGCGTTCTTGGCAAAGTTCCAGAGTGAGGGCTGGATAAGGCGTGAGAAGGAGAGCCGTGTTGTTCATATTTCGCCGATCGGGCATGAAAGCCTCGTAAGGCTTTTTCCATCCCCAGCAAACTGAACCGATAGCCTTGCTACCTGCAAGTCAAGGCCACCACGGTCAGTCTGGTAAACTCTTCAGGACCTCTTGGAACGTGTCTCGTATGAATGCAAAAAAGAAAAAAACAGCCCTGATAATCAAGGCATATCCCGTCGCACTCGTCTTTATAAGCCTTGCGCTGAACCTTGCCGTTTTCAGCATTGGCAGCCCGGCAATTGCCCTGCCTTCGCACGACCTGCTCACGCCAATGGCAATTGCCTGCCTCATGCTGCTCCTCAACCACACGTGGCTGATGACGAGCACGGAGTTGACGAGGTTGAAATACGACATTCGGGCAACACCAGAAGAATGGACAGCAAGTGGTATTTCAAAAGATGATGTCACCGAGACCGGGTTTACCGAGCTTCAGCGGCGCCATAACACGCACAGAAATGCAACAGAAAATACAACACTCTTCGTTTTGCTGGCCGTTCCATTTCTGCTGATTTCGCCTTCCGCATTGGCGGCCGGCGTGTGGCTGATCGGTTTTGCGATCGGACGGCTTGGCCACACCTACAGTTTCCTGTCCGGCAACAGCGGTGCGCGCGGGTTTTTCATGAGCGTTAGCCTGCTGTGTCTCTACGGTTTGGCCGGGTACGTGGCGATCGCTTTGTTGGTTTGAGGAAAATGGACTTGGGTGTCTTTTCCCGTTCGAGCGATGTGGCGCGGCGATTGCGCGGCGCCAATCGCAGCGCCTCGATTGCGTCCATAGTTCGACCTTGGTCGAAGCATCAACCCGGCTGAAACTCTATGCTTGCGACTTTCGCAAGCACTGGAGATCGGAATGGATCAACTCTCTTTGTATCTGCCGGGAATTCTACTAGCCTATTCGGCGTTCCTTCTCGGGATCATCAGCCCGGGACCGAACATTCTTGCGGTGATGGGGACGTCCTTGAGTGGCGGTCGCAGGGAAGGCATTGCCCTCGCCTCTGGTGTCGCGTTCGGATCGCTGACTTGGGCAACGCTCACGGTTCTGGGACTGTCGGCGGTGCTCGCCACTTACGCGTCCGCGCTCACCGCCATCAAGATCGCCGGTGGATGCTATCTGCTCTGGCTCGCCTACAAGTCGTTCAAGGCCGCAAGGGCCGACAGCATCATTGCCGTGGATGAAGTTCAAGGAGAGCGGATCAGCCGGTCACGCTATGCCCTGCGTGGATACGTCATACAGATGACCAACCCGAAGGCCGCCCTTTCCTGGATCGCCATTGTCTCCCTCGGCATGCAGCAGGAGGCGCCGCTTTGGGTCGGCGCCGTCATCATCGCAGGCACCTTCGCGTTGTCGCTGCTCTTCCATGTTGTTTATGCCATCCTTTTTTCCAGTCCCACCGCAATCAGGACCTACGCAAAAGCCAGACGATCCATCCAGACGGCACTTGGCTGCTTCTTTGCCTTCGCCGGAGCGAAACTTATCTTCAGCCGCACATGATAGTCTTGGCTGGATGACAAAAAACCCGGCATTCGCCGGGTTTTTTAATAGGTGGGCGGACGCTTGGGCAAAGCAGCGCCCGGTTTCCGAATTTGTCTTTCTTATTGGGGCCATTTCGGGACAGGCCCGGCTTCAGGAGACGCGCACCGGCTCCCGAAACTTCGGTGATGCTTCCCGCCAGCTACGGTACAGCCCGTTGGGTAACCAAGGAAGGCGGTCCCGATTATAGTCCTGGCGGTGCTTTACCAGGATCGTCCTGGCTACGTGCACAGTCATTTTATCTCCTTACAGGATTCTGTTTTTTCGAACCCATTTGATATCTCTAATGGTAGCGCACTGTGTGCACATTTCAAGAGCGCACTGTGTGCATAATTCAAAAACATGAAAATAAAGCCCGTAAACCGCTCAATTCGTTCAGCAAAAAAAAATTACCTCCTGTGGATGAACCACAGGAGGTTGAAAAATTCCTGGCAGTTTTCGGTGGCGTTCTACTCTGCGGCAACCATGCGCGCCGGTTCGTAGTTGAGAATCGGTGCAAGCCAGCGCTCCGCAAGCGCAACGTCCCATCCCTTGCGCGCTGCATAGTCCTCGACCTGGTCCTTCTCGATCTTGCCGACACCGAAATAGTGACTGCCGGCATGCGCGAAATAAAGACCGGATACGGACGAACCCGGCAGCATCGCCCTGCTTTCGGTCAGCTGGATACCGGTCAGGCGCTCGGCATCGAGAAGGCGGAACAGGGTGTCCTTTTCCGTGTGATCCGGCTGCGCCGGATAACCGGGGGCCGGACGGATGCCGTGGTACTTCTCCGCGATGATGTCGTCGGTACTGAGGGTTTCATCGGCAGCATACCCCCACAGATCCTTCCGCACGATTTCGTGCAGTTTCTCGGCGAAAGCTTCCGCGAGCCGGTCAGCAAGCGCCTGGGACAGGATCTTGTTGTAATCGTCGCTCTCCCGGGCGTAACGGGCCGCGAGCTCATCCTCGCCATGACCCGAGGTGACCGCGAAACCGCCGACCCAGTCCTGAACTCCGCTTTCAAGAGGCGCGACGAAATCACTGAGCGCGACGTTCGCCCGCCCTCCGGCACTGCGCGCCATCTGCTGGCGCAGCGTATGGAAAGTGCCAAGTTCCTCGCGGCGGCTCTCGTCGGTGAAAAGACGTATGTCGTCTCCGACCGCGTTGGCCGGCCAGAGAGCGGCGACACCGCGCGCCGTCAGGAGCTTTTTCTCCACGATTTCATCCAGCATGCGGCGGGCATCGTCATAGAGCGCTTTCGCGGCCGGACCGTATCTGTTGTCCGTCAGAACACCCGGGAACCGTCCTTTGATTTCCCATGTCGCAAAGAACGGTGTCCAGTCGATCACCGGCACCAACTCCTCAAGCGGGAAATCGTCAAAGACCGTTTGACCCGGCTTTTTCGGTGCAACCGGCGGCTCGCCCTCAAAGTCACATTGGAACGCATTGTCTCGCGCCTTGGCGATGGCGGTCCGCTGCTGAGTGCCGCGGCTTGCGGCGTGCTTTTCCGCGATATCGACATATTCGGCACGAACATCCGCATAGTAGGGTTCGCGTCTGCCCTCGCTCATCAGCTTGGTGGCAACCCCGACCGCACGCCCTGCATCGGTCACGTAGATCGCCTGACCGCGCTCATAGTTCGGATGGATCTTCACGGCCGTGTGGATCTTCGAAGTCGTTGCCCCGCCGATCAGAAGCGGCAGATCCATGTTCTCGCGCTCGAGTTCTGCCGCGACATGGCACATCTCGTCGAGAGACGGCGTGATCAGCCCGCTCAGGCCGATCATGTCGACTTTTTCCGTCTTCGCGGTTTCCAGGATCTTCGCGGCCGGAACCATCACGCCGAGATCAATCACCTCGAAATTGTTGCACTGGAGCACGACGCCGACGATGTTCTTGCCGATGTCATGGACATCGCCTTTGACGGTCGCCATCAGGATCTTGCCGGCCGACGACTGGCCCGTCAGCCCGAGTTCCTGCTTTTCCTTTTCCATGAAAGGCATCAGATAGGCGACCGCCTTTTTCATGACACGCGCGGACTTCACCACCTGCGGCAGGAACATCTGGCCGGACCCGAACAGGTCACCAACCACGTTCATGCCGTCCATCAGCGGCCCTTCGATCACGTGGAGCGGGCGATCGAATGCCTGACGCGCCTCTTCCGTATCGTCAACGACGTAATCGTCGATCCCGTGGACAAGGGCATGTTCGAGACGCTTGGCAACGCCCCAGCCGCGCCAGGTGAGGTCGGCTTCCTTCCTCTTGCCACCCTCGCCTTTCCAGCGCTCGGCCGCATCCAGCATCCTGTCGGTCGCGTCATCGCGCCGGTTCAGCACAACATCTTCGCAATGATCGCGCAAATCCGCGTCAAGGTCGTTGTAGACCGCAAGCTGACCGGCATTGACGATGGCCATGTCCATGCCGCGCTGAATGGCATGATAGAGGAAGACGGAGTGCATTGCCTCGCGCACCGCCTCGTTGCCGCGGAAGGAGAAGGAGAGGTTCGAGACGCCGCCCGACACGTGCGCGTGCGGCAGGTTCTCCCGTATCCATCCGGTCGCCTCAATGAAGTCGACGCCATAGTTATTGTGCTCTTCGATGCCGGTTGCCACCGCAAAAATATTCGGATCGAAGATGATGTCTTCCGGCGGGAAACCCACCTGTTCGGTCAGCACCTTGTAGGACCGGGCGCAAATATCCGTCTTGCGCGCCTGCGTGTCCGCCTGACCCGTCTCGTCGAAGGCCATCACGACGACAGCGGCACCGTAGCGGCGGATCAGGCGCGCCTGTTCGATGAAGGCGTCCTCACCCTCTTTCAGCGAAATGGAATTGACCACGCCCTTGCCCTGGATGCACTTGAGGCCTGCCTCGATGACGCTCCACTTGGAACTGTCGATCATGACGGGAACGCGGGCAATATCCGGCTCGGCGGCAACCAGATTGAGGAAGGTCACCATGGCCTCCTCGGAATCGAGCAGGCCCTCATCCATGTTCACATCGATGATCTGGGCACCGCTTTCGACCTGCTGGCGGGCAACATCCAGTGCGGTTGCGTAGTCGCCCTCCTTGATCAGGCGGCGGAACCGGGCGGAGCCGGTCACATTTGTGCGCTCGCCGATGTTGACGAAATTCGTTTCCTTGGTCAGCACGAACGGCTCCAGGCCGGACAGCCGCATGTGCCGGTCGACCTCCGGGATCCGGCGGGGCTTCTTGTCCGCAACCGCATCCGCGATAGCCTTGATGTGGGCAGGTGTGGTCCCGCAGCAGCCGCCGACCACATTGACCAGACCGGCGGCGGCAAACTCCTCGATCAGGCCCGCCATGTGCTCCGGGCTCTCGTCATATTCACCGAATTCGTTGGGAAGGCCCGCATTCGGGTACGCGCACACAAGCGTATCGGCGACACGGCCGAGTTCGTTGACATGCGCCCGCATTTCCTTCGCACCCAGCGCACAGTTGAGACCGACGGTGAGCGGCGCGGCGTGACGAACAGAATTCCAGAAGGCCTCGGGCGTCTGTCCCGAGAGTGTGCGGCCCGAAAGGTCCGTGATCGTTCCGGAAATCATCACCGGCAGGATCTTGCCGGTTTCCTCGAACACCTCGTCGATGGCAAACAGGGCGGCCTTCGCGTTGAGCGTATCGAAGATCGTCTCCACCAGAAGAATGTCCGCACCGCCCTTGATGAGACCGCGAACCGCATCTGCATAGGAGATCCTGAGGTCGTCGAACGACACCGCGCGGTAGCCGGGATTGTTGACATCAGGCGAAATCGACGCCGTGCGGTTGGTTGGGCCGAGCGCTCCGGCGACGAAACACTGGCGTGCCGGGTTCGATTTGATGACTTCGTCGCAGGCTTCGCGCGCGAGCCGGGCACTTTCAAGATTGAGCTCGTAGGCAAGCTCTTCCATGCCGTAGTCGGCCTGCGCGATCGTCGTCGAGGAAAACGTGTTGGTCTCGATGATGTCCGCCCCGGCGTTCAGGTAGTCGACATGAATTTTCCGGATCGCGTCGGGCTGGGTCAGGCTCAGTAGGTCGTTGTTGCCCTTCACGTCGCTCGGCCAGTCGGCGAACCGCTCTCCGCGATAGCCTGCCTCGTCGAGTTTCAGGTCCTGGATTTCGGTCCCCATTGCGCCGTCAAGCACGAGAATACGGGTCTTGGCGAGGTCACGAAGGCGCTCGAAGGCATCGGACTTGATCACGGGTTCTTCCTTCCAAAGGGTCCGGATTGGACCGGTCAGCGGCTTTTCTTCAAAAGCGCTTGAAAATTCACGTTGTTTGCAGCGCTCAGCCAGTGCCTGTCAGCCGGCGCTCGGATACGGCCGGGGCTGAACCGCGGTGCCCGCCCCTCGGCCCTTCCCGGAAAACGGATCGGGATCGGAGGGCTGTCACCGATCAGGCCGCCATGTTTTCCGGCGCGCCCTGTCCCATGCCGAGCATGTGGCAGATTGCATAGGTCAGGTCGGCCCGGTTCATGGTGTAGAAATGGAAATCGCTGATACCGCGGTCGACAAGGTCCATGACCTGTTCGCATGCGATGGAAACGCCGACCAGTTTGCGTGTGTCCGGGTCGTTGTGCAGCCCGGCAAAGCGGCGCGCGAGCCACTGCGGAATGCTGGTACCGCACTTTGCGGAGAAGACCATGGTCTGTTCGAAATTGTGGATCGGCAGGATACCGGGCACGACCGGGATATTGATCCCGGCGGCCGCGATCCGGTCGAGATAATCGTCGAACAGGTCGTTGTCGAAGAAATACTGCGTGATGATCCGATCCGCACCGGCATCCACCTTGCGCTTCAGATTGTCGATCTCGCTCTGCCAGCTGCCGCTTTCGGGGTGCTTTTCCGGATAACCGGAGACCGAAATGTCGAAATCGGCGATTTTCTTGATGCCGGCCACCAGGTCCGACGCATAGGCATACCCGTTGTTGTGCGGCGAATAGCGCGTCCCGATCCCCTCCAGCGGGTCGCCGCGAAGAGCAACCAGATGACGCACGCCGAGGTTCCAGTAATCCTGAACGATCTCGTCGACTTCCGTGCGGGAGGCTCCGACACATGTCA
This region of uncultured Roseibium sp. genomic DNA includes:
- a CDS encoding EamA family transporter, with translation MKPRKTAARCTADAFFMANRTFDYVLLGLLAVLWGSSYMWIGLALDTIPPATLMALRVTLASAILLMVMALRGIRLPLDGKSWRLFFVQSLLNGTGPWLLLAWGQQYAGTAVSSVLNSTSPLWVFAISFFLLKRSQPVGGRQLAGALLGFCGVVLIIGVGALRDLGGSIVPQLAVFLSAALYGVAALRGQLFKGIPPIVPATGMLICSSVVLVPLSLLTEAPWTLQPGVTGWTSAIILGIVCTALAFLIYFRLLVTLGAMGTASQAYLRAGVGVLLGVVFLSERLDGETLAGICLAISGVVLINWPGSGRASKTLKKTT
- a CDS encoding antibiotic biosynthesis monooxygenase; its protein translation is MIAVIFEVIPHADKKQNYLDMAAKMRPLVEQIDGFLSVERFQSLTDPDKLLSISFFRDEDALNAWRRLTGHRQAQQTGRTSFFRDYRLRVAHVLRDYGMEERDEAPEDSRALHG
- a CDS encoding NIPSNAP family protein, translated to MITCFIRYNIDPTKKPAFEEYARNWGQAIPRCGANLVGYFAPHEGSTTLAYGVYSIDSLAAYEAYRERLAADPLGQMNYAFAQKEKFILREDRTFLKLASAPHGTGERSE
- a CDS encoding helix-turn-helix transcriptional regulator — encoded protein: MKDGPDIARIGSLIGDPARANILGALLSGKALTATELAGEAGITGQTASSHLKKLLEGGLLAQAKQGRHRYYQLAGPEVASVLEAVMGLAARKGHLRVRTGPRDPAMRAARVCYDHLAGDMAVRIFDSMQSRGFLKVTEEKSGIGLTERGEAFVCDAGIDLEGLKSSRRPLCRACLDWSERRSHLAGSLGAAFLAKFQSEGWIRREKESRVVHISPIGHESLVRLFPSPAN
- a CDS encoding MAPEG family protein, which gives rise to MNAKKKKTALIIKAYPVALVFISLALNLAVFSIGSPAIALPSHDLLTPMAIACLMLLLNHTWLMTSTELTRLKYDIRATPEEWTASGISKDDVTETGFTELQRRHNTHRNATENTTLFVLLAVPFLLISPSALAAGVWLIGFAIGRLGHTYSFLSGNSGARGFFMSVSLLCLYGLAGYVAIALLV
- a CDS encoding LysE family translocator; the protein is MDQLSLYLPGILLAYSAFLLGIISPGPNILAVMGTSLSGGRREGIALASGVAFGSLTWATLTVLGLSAVLATYASALTAIKIAGGCYLLWLAYKSFKAARADSIIAVDEVQGERISRSRYALRGYVIQMTNPKAALSWIAIVSLGMQQEAPLWVGAVIIAGTFALSLLFHVVYAILFSSPTAIRTYAKARRSIQTALGCFFAFAGAKLIFSRT
- the metH gene encoding methionine synthase — encoded protein: MIKSDAFERLRDLAKTRILVLDGAMGTEIQDLKLDEAGYRGERFADWPSDVKGNNDLLSLTQPDAIRKIHVDYLNAGADIIETNTFSSTTIAQADYGMEELAYELNLESARLAREACDEVIKSNPARQCFVAGALGPTNRTASISPDVNNPGYRAVSFDDLRISYADAVRGLIKGGADILLVETIFDTLNAKAALFAIDEVFEETGKILPVMISGTITDLSGRTLSGQTPEAFWNSVRHAAPLTVGLNCALGAKEMRAHVNELGRVADTLVCAYPNAGLPNEFGEYDESPEHMAGLIEEFAAAGLVNVVGGCCGTTPAHIKAIADAVADKKPRRIPEVDRHMRLSGLEPFVLTKETNFVNIGERTNVTGSARFRRLIKEGDYATALDVARQQVESGAQIIDVNMDEGLLDSEEAMVTFLNLVAAEPDIARVPVMIDSSKWSVIEAGLKCIQGKGVVNSISLKEGEDAFIEQARLIRRYGAAVVVMAFDETGQADTQARKTDICARSYKVLTEQVGFPPEDIIFDPNIFAVATGIEEHNNYGVDFIEATGWIRENLPHAHVSGGVSNLSFSFRGNEAVREAMHSVFLYHAIQRGMDMAIVNAGQLAVYNDLDADLRDHCEDVVLNRRDDATDRMLDAAERWKGEGGKRKEADLTWRGWGVAKRLEHALVHGIDDYVVDDTEEARQAFDRPLHVIEGPLMDGMNVVGDLFGSGQMFLPQVVKSARVMKKAVAYLMPFMEKEKQELGLTGQSSAGKILMATVKGDVHDIGKNIVGVVLQCNNFEVIDLGVMVPAAKILETAKTEKVDMIGLSGLITPSLDEMCHVAAELERENMDLPLLIGGATTSKIHTAVKIHPNYERGQAIYVTDAGRAVGVATKLMSEGRREPYYADVRAEYVDIAEKHAASRGTQQRTAIAKARDNAFQCDFEGEPPVAPKKPGQTVFDDFPLEELVPVIDWTPFFATWEIKGRFPGVLTDNRYGPAAKALYDDARRMLDEIVEKKLLTARGVAALWPANAVGDDIRLFTDESRREELGTFHTLRQQMARSAGGRANVALSDFVAPLESGVQDWVGGFAVTSGHGEDELAARYARESDDYNKILSQALADRLAEAFAEKLHEIVRKDLWGYAADETLSTDDIIAEKYHGIRPAPGYPAQPDHTEKDTLFRLLDAERLTGIQLTESRAMLPGSSVSGLYFAHAGSHYFGVGKIEKDQVEDYAARKGWDVALAERWLAPILNYEPARMVAAE
- the metF gene encoding methylenetetrahydrofolate reductase [NAD(P)H]: MTDFSTRRSHQAAPTPITASFEFFPPKSDKMAETLWSTVKRLETLNPSFVSVTYGAGGSTRERTHKTVERILTETDLLPAAHLTCVGASRTEVDEIVQDYWNLGVRHLVALRGDPLEGIGTRYSPHNNGYAYASDLVAGIKKIADFDISVSGYPEKHPESGSWQSEIDNLKRKVDAGADRIITQYFFDNDLFDDYLDRIAAAGINIPVVPGILPIHNFEQTMVFSAKCGTSIPQWLARRFAGLHNDPDTRKLVGVSIACEQVMDLVDRGISDFHFYTMNRADLTYAICHMLGMGQGAPENMAA